A window of Apodemus sylvaticus chromosome 9, mApoSyl1.1, whole genome shotgun sequence contains these coding sequences:
- the Smim39 gene encoding small integral membrane protein 39, with amino-acid sequence MARPPQPRRGPATPGGALRALLRCNLPPGAQRVVVSAVLALLVLINAVLIFLLAFR; translated from the coding sequence ATGGCCAGGCCCCCGCAGCCCCGCCGTGGCCCCGCAACGCCTGGTGGTGCCCTGCGCGCCCTGCTGCGCTGCAACCTGCCCCCGGGCGCCCAGCGCGTGGTGGTCTCTGCTGTGCTGGCGCTGCTGGTCCTTATCAACGCCGTGCTGATATTCCTACTGGCCTTCCGCTGA
- the Arhgef4 gene encoding rho guanine nucleotide exchange factor 4, producing MDDQELGFKAGDVIEVMDATNREWWWGRMADGEGWFPASFVRLRVNQDEPADDYEAPRAGAGEAEDSGPEAQSCKDQMRTNVINEILSTERDYIKHLRDICEGYVRQCRKREDMFSEEQLRTIFGNIEDIYRCQKAFVKALEQKFNTERPHLSELGACFLEHQADFQIYSEYCNNHPNACLELSRLTKLSKYVYFFEACRLLQRMIDISLDGFLLTPVQKICKYPLQLAELLKYTHPQHRDFKNVEAALHAMKNVAQLINERKRRLENIDKIAQWQSCIEDWEGEDLLVRSSELIHSGELTRVTQPQARSQQRMFFLFDRQLIYCKKDLLRRDVLYYKGRLDMDDLEVVDVEDGKDRDLHVSVKNAFRLYCGATGDSHLLCAKKPEQKQRWLKAFAREREQVRLDQETGFAITELQRKQAMLNASKQQATGKPKAVGRPGYLARHKHPSLPARRPQQQVLVLAEPRRKPSNFWHSISRLAPFRK from the exons ATGGATGACCAGGAGCTGGGCTTCAAAGCTGGGGATGTCATCGAAGTAATGGATGCCACCAACAGAGAATGGTGGTGGGGCCGAATGGCCGATGGCGAGGGGTGGTTCCCTGCCAGCTTTGTACGG CTGCGGGTGAACCAGGATGAGCCCGCGGACGACTATGAGGCCCCGCGGGCCGGGGCTGGAGAGGCCGAAGACAGCGGTCCAGAGGCCCAGAGCTGCAAGGACCAGATGCGCACAAATGTCATCAATGAGATCCTCAGCACTGAGCGGGACTACATCAAGCACCTTCGTGACATCTGCGAG GGCTACGTCCGCCAGTGCCGCAAAAGGGAGGATATGTTCAGTGAAGAGCAGCTGCGCACCATCTTTGGGAACATCGAGGACATCTACCGCTGCCAAAAGGCGTTTGTGAAGGCTTTGGAGCAGAAATTTAACACAGAGCGGCCACACCTGAGCGAGCTGGGTGCCTGCTTTCTAGAACAC CAAGCAGACTTCCAGATCTACTCTGAGTACTGCAACAACCACCCTAATGCCTGCCTGGAGCTCTCCCGGCTCACCAAGCTCAGCAAGTACGTGTACTTCTTCGAGGCCTGCCGGCTGCTGCAAAGAATGATCGACATCTCTCTGGATGGCTTTCTGCTGACCCCGGTGCAGAAGATCTGCAAGTATCCCCTGCAGTTGGCGGAGCTGCTCAAGTACACACACCCCCAGCACAG GGACTTTAAGAATGTGGAAGCCGCCTTGCACGCCATGAAGAATGTGGCCCAGCTCATCAACGAACGGAAACGAAGACTTGAAAACATCGACAAGATTGCTCAGTGGCAGAGCTGCATAGAGGATTGGGAG GGGGAAGACCTCCTGGTCAGAAGCTCGGAACTCATCCACTCGGGGGAGCTGACCCGTGTGACACAGCCTCAAGCCAGGAGTCAGCAGAGAATGTTCTTTCTCTTTGATCGCCAGCTTATCTACTGTAAAAAG GATCTGCTCCGCCGGGACGTGCTGTACTACAAGGGCCGGCTGGACATGGATGACCTGGAGGTGGTAGATGTGGAAGACGGAAAGGACCGAGACCTCCACGTGAGCGTCAAGAATGCCTTCCGTCTGTACTGCGGTGCCACGGGGGACAGCCACTTACTGTGTGCCAAAAAACCAGAACAGAAGCAGCGCTGGCTGAAGGCCTTTgccagagagagggagcaggtgCGGCTGGACCAGGAGACAG GCTTCGCCATCACCGAGCTGCAGAGGAAGCAGGCCATGCTGAACGCCAGCAAGCAGCAGGCCACAGGGAAGCCTAAAG CTGTCGGCAGGCCGGGATACCTGGCCCGCCACAAGCATCCATCATTGCCTGCCAGGCGGCCCCAGCAGCAGGTGTTGGTGCTAGCAGAGCCCAGGCGGAAGCCATCTAACTTCTGGCACAGCATCAGCCGACTGGCGCCCTTCCGCAAGTGA